The Petrotoga sibirica DSM 13575 genome contains a region encoding:
- a CDS encoding DAK2 domain-containing protein translates to MLKFLYAKDLYLALKKGTEELAKNKDEINALNVFPVPDGDTGNNMLAGMLEACKSMDEVEDKNDMKSLMESLRRGHLLGARGNSGVILSQIFRGITEILEKKKRINTQDFIKALQNAKDRAYNAVMKPVEGTMLTLIRRLSEKMEESMSEEKDFLVFFDAIVKYSFEIVEETPKYLKKLRESNVVDAGAKGLAYILKGMNDALHGDTEVELEALESATPEQITEIAYEELTYQYCTEAIVKFHKHPIQKKALEEIRSFLESMGDSIVLVNQEDILKTHVHTNHPGLVFEKFLEHGELIKTKIDNMKSQHEHIIEKQKEGKIADIEQTKVAINNNLNNKNWGVIAVSPGKGILEIFKSLGVDQVIFGGQTTNPSVKDISEAINKVPQKKVIILPNNPNIILAAEKAAELTDKEILILPTKHVQEGISAMLGFDDNMDKELLKESMMGYVKSIVPIEVTYAVRDSTIKGEKIKKGEYLIFLGKELKAHGKNVYKETEKVLEELIKKGYEIITIIYGEGAKKEKIDQLVKNLTQKYANIEIEIHNGGQRHYPLLISVE, encoded by the coding sequence ATGCTCAAGTTTTTGTATGCAAAAGACCTATATCTTGCTTTAAAAAAAGGCACAGAAGAATTAGCTAAAAACAAAGATGAAATTAACGCCCTAAATGTCTTCCCTGTCCCAGATGGAGACACAGGTAATAATATGTTAGCAGGTATGCTCGAAGCTTGTAAAAGCATGGATGAAGTTGAAGATAAAAACGATATGAAATCTTTGATGGAAAGTTTAAGAAGAGGCCATTTGCTAGGAGCAAGGGGTAATTCAGGTGTTATTTTGTCACAAATATTTCGCGGAATAACAGAAATTCTCGAAAAAAAGAAAAGAATCAACACCCAAGATTTTATAAAAGCCCTTCAAAATGCTAAAGATAGAGCTTACAACGCCGTTATGAAACCAGTTGAAGGAACAATGCTGACTTTAATTCGAAGATTGTCAGAAAAGATGGAAGAAAGTATGTCCGAAGAAAAAGATTTTTTGGTCTTTTTCGATGCGATTGTAAAGTATTCATTTGAAATAGTAGAGGAAACCCCAAAATATTTGAAAAAATTACGCGAATCAAATGTTGTCGATGCTGGCGCAAAAGGACTTGCTTACATTTTAAAAGGGATGAACGATGCACTTCACGGCGATACTGAAGTAGAACTAGAGGCATTAGAGTCTGCCACACCTGAACAAATAACTGAAATAGCTTATGAAGAATTAACATATCAGTATTGCACAGAAGCTATAGTAAAATTTCACAAACATCCCATACAAAAAAAGGCTTTAGAAGAAATAAGAAGTTTTTTGGAAAGTATGGGAGATTCCATTGTTTTAGTTAATCAGGAGGACATATTAAAAACACACGTACACACTAATCATCCTGGCTTAGTCTTTGAAAAGTTTTTAGAACACGGCGAATTAATCAAAACAAAGATAGACAACATGAAATCTCAACATGAACACATAATAGAAAAACAAAAAGAGGGGAAAATAGCTGATATAGAGCAAACCAAAGTAGCCATAAACAATAATCTGAACAACAAAAATTGGGGTGTGATTGCTGTATCTCCAGGAAAAGGAATTTTAGAAATCTTTAAAAGTTTGGGAGTGGATCAAGTCATTTTTGGAGGTCAAACCACCAACCCTAGTGTAAAAGATATCTCGGAGGCAATCAATAAAGTTCCACAAAAAAAAGTAATCATACTCCCCAATAACCCAAATATAATTCTGGCTGCCGAAAAGGCTGCAGAGTTAACAGATAAAGAAATATTGATATTACCCACAAAACATGTTCAAGAAGGTATAAGCGCCATGCTTGGTTTCGATGACAATATGGACAAAGAACTACTAAAAGAATCCATGATGGGATACGTTAAATCTATCGTTCCGATTGAAGTTACTTATGCGGTCAGGGATTCCACCATTAAAGGTGAAAAAATAAAAAAAGGCGAGTACTTGATATTTCTTGGAAAAGAGTTAAAAGCTCATGGAAAGAACGTTTATAAAGAAACGGAAAAAGTTTTAGAAGAACTAATAAAAAAAGGCTATGAAATCATTACTATAATTTACGGTGAAGGTGCTAAAAAAGAAAAGATCGATCAACTAGTAAAAAATCTGACCCAAAAATATGCCAATATAGAGATAGAAATTCACAACGGTGGGCAGAGACATTATCCACTGCTTATTTCCGTTGAGTGA
- the amrB gene encoding AmmeMemoRadiSam system protein B, translating to MEKVRNPMVSGTFYPSNPEKLKNLLKSFFGDNFKVNSEKLIPPMGVIVPHAGYIYSGETAAKAYKKVFKKGIAKRVFLLGPNHSGLGSKISIFTSGSWETPMGGVKVDEKTTMKILKDLDIHNDEFAHLNEHSLEVQLPFLQYAMGNDFEIIPICMMDQSLETSKNLGKILANIIGEGDLVIASSDMNHYESHEKTLLKDEKVIETLKNMNLQEMYDTIRRYNISMCGYGPVAVLLSIGFSDIEIIDHTTSGQISGDYEAVVGYLSAILSNLQK from the coding sequence ATGGAGAAGGTAAGGAATCCTATGGTTTCAGGTACCTTTTACCCTTCGAATCCTGAAAAATTAAAAAATCTTCTAAAAAGTTTTTTTGGTGATAATTTTAAAGTAAATTCAGAAAAATTAATTCCCCCTATGGGAGTAATAGTACCTCATGCTGGTTACATATATTCTGGAGAAACCGCGGCAAAAGCTTACAAAAAAGTATTTAAGAAAGGTATAGCAAAAAGAGTATTTTTGTTAGGGCCAAACCACTCAGGATTAGGTTCTAAAATATCAATTTTTACAAGCGGTAGTTGGGAAACTCCCATGGGAGGAGTAAAAGTTGACGAAAAAACCACAATGAAGATTTTGAAAGATTTAGATATTCATAACGATGAATTTGCACATTTGAATGAGCATTCTCTAGAGGTACAGTTACCTTTTCTTCAGTATGCCATGGGAAATGACTTTGAAATTATACCTATCTGCATGATGGATCAAAGTTTAGAAACCTCAAAAAATCTTGGAAAAATTTTAGCAAATATAATAGGAGAAGGAGATTTGGTCATTGCTTCTTCTGATATGAACCATTACGAAAGTCATGAAAAGACATTGCTAAAAGATGAAAAAGTAATAGAAACATTAAAAAATATGAATCTGCAAGAAATGTATGATACAATTAGAAGGTATAATATTAGTATGTGTGGATACGGTCCTGTTGCTGTTCTTTTAAGTATAGGATTTTCTGATATTGAAATAATTGACCACACGACGAGTGGCCAAATAAGCGGTGATTATGAAGCGGTCGTTGGATATCTCTCTGCAATACTTAGTAATTTACAAAAATAA
- a CDS encoding TM0106 family RecB-like putative nuclease, with product MDLLYYENFKSCSYFVPTYKRQGSYFDININGLNVEANYESINNGVVKIVRMGNNFKKSYWLHIYTVYKYFKDKGKPIKRIVLETSNGSYEINVSDILLREKWITKELNYLKSTKKVHGPHCKFCKIKNQCHLEFLMEGDYSIVPNLSKSMVEDLKNMNLDPLTVIKTNQIEKLDKKFKKPLYNLKSLIENQVHVIDEYSFPQDYIVFDVETYLNKDFLFGFLENETYVPFFLGKNGYQNAVKMVDFLYEKDKVLLHYDKNDLTALKKLSFKYPILRDKLNKISSKTCDLYEIIRKNYSLPVVSYSLKDISKYFGFDWKTELNGFAVILEYKSYLNGNKNALKNIFKYNEDDCRATKLVLESLKAI from the coding sequence ATGGATTTACTTTACTATGAAAATTTTAAAAGTTGCAGTTATTTTGTTCCTACCTATAAAAGGCAAGGTTCATACTTTGATATTAATATAAATGGTTTGAACGTTGAAGCTAATTATGAAAGCATCAACAATGGTGTAGTAAAAATCGTTAGAATGGGGAACAATTTTAAAAAATCTTATTGGTTACATATATATACCGTATATAAATATTTCAAAGATAAGGGTAAACCAATAAAAAGAATAGTTTTAGAAACATCCAATGGAAGTTACGAAATAAACGTTTCAGATATTCTTTTAAGAGAAAAATGGATAACGAAAGAACTTAACTATCTTAAATCAACGAAAAAAGTCCATGGGCCACACTGTAAATTCTGCAAAATAAAAAACCAATGCCATTTGGAATTTCTAATGGAAGGGGATTATTCCATAGTCCCCAATTTAAGTAAATCTATGGTTGAGGATTTAAAAAACATGAATTTGGATCCCTTGACAGTTATAAAAACCAATCAAATAGAAAAATTGGACAAAAAATTTAAAAAACCTTTATACAATTTAAAATCTCTAATTGAAAACCAAGTTCACGTTATTGATGAGTATTCTTTTCCACAAGATTATATAGTCTTTGATGTAGAAACTTACCTAAACAAAGACTTTTTATTTGGATTTTTGGAAAACGAAACTTACGTTCCTTTCTTTTTAGGGAAAAATGGATACCAAAACGCTGTAAAAATGGTTGATTTCCTGTATGAAAAAGACAAAGTGCTATTGCACTACGATAAAAACGATCTCACAGCCTTAAAAAAACTTTCATTTAAATATCCTATATTGAGAGATAAATTAAATAAAATCTCCTCAAAAACCTGTGATCTATACGAAATAATCAGAAAAAATTACAGCTTACCCGTTGTTTCTTATTCATTAAAAGATATCAGTAAATACTTTGGTTTTGATTGGAAAACAGAGTTAAATGGTTTTGCGGTTATACTCGAGTACAAAAGCTATTTGAATGGCAATAAAAATGCTTTGAAAAATATTTTCAAATACAATGAAGATGATTGTCGAGCTACAAAATTAGTATTAGAAAGCCTTAAAGCCATTTAG
- a CDS encoding chromate transporter — protein sequence MKDLWNLFITFARIGSLTFGGGYAMLPMIQEEVVKKHNWATDEEVIDYYAIGQSTPGIIAINTATFIGYKLKGILGGIFATLGMVFPSIVIITIIAIFFQQFQDLKIVQHAFRGIRVVVVALILNAIINMWKKSIKDYIGIIIFSVSFIVVAFLQLSPVVVVITSFIVGLIIQQNGIETPRKGFKDDRK from the coding sequence ATGAAAGATTTATGGAATTTATTTATAACTTTTGCTCGAATCGGAAGCTTAACTTTTGGCGGTGGCTATGCAATGTTACCAATGATTCAAGAAGAAGTTGTTAAAAAACACAATTGGGCTACTGATGAAGAGGTAATTGACTATTATGCAATTGGTCAAAGTACACCCGGAATAATCGCTATAAATACCGCTACTTTCATAGGTTACAAATTAAAAGGAATTCTCGGAGGAATATTCGCAACCTTAGGGATGGTCTTCCCTTCTATCGTAATAATAACCATTATTGCTATATTTTTCCAACAGTTTCAAGATTTAAAAATAGTACAACATGCTTTCAGAGGCATAAGGGTAGTTGTAGTTGCATTAATATTGAACGCCATAATAAATATGTGGAAAAAGTCTATCAAAGATTACATAGGTATAATTATATTTTCAGTTTCCTTTATTGTTGTTGCTTTCCTACAATTATCTCCAGTTGTAGTTGTGATAACTTCATTCATAGTTGGATTGATTATACAGCAAAATGGAATAGAAACGCCCCGAAAGGGTTTCAAGGATGATAGAAAATGA
- the tmk gene encoding dTMP kinase: protein MKKGMLIVIESGTDASGKATQAEKLCQRLKDEKIKAFKVEFPNYKSDSSALIKMYLKGEFGENPEAINPYAASTFFAVDRFATYQKELKPLYESGGILISDRYTTSNMIYQSSKFENQSEKGEFLEWLWDLEFNKFNLPKPDYVIFLDIPPKISIELLKKRKEKIIDLTGKDIHEKNIEYINKTYKNAKYIAQKYNWTIINCLKENKELKTIEEIHEEIYSIWKNIRDLGEI from the coding sequence ATGAAAAAAGGAATGCTTATTGTAATAGAATCTGGAACAGACGCAAGTGGCAAAGCTACTCAAGCAGAAAAATTATGCCAAAGATTAAAAGATGAAAAAATCAAGGCTTTCAAAGTTGAATTTCCAAATTACAAAAGCGACTCTTCCGCTTTGATAAAAATGTATTTAAAAGGTGAATTTGGAGAAAACCCTGAAGCAATAAATCCCTACGCTGCTTCTACATTTTTTGCTGTGGACCGATTTGCAACTTATCAAAAGGAATTGAAACCCTTATATGAATCTGGTGGAATTTTAATATCTGATAGGTACACAACTTCCAACATGATATATCAATCTTCAAAATTCGAAAATCAAAGTGAAAAAGGTGAATTTTTGGAATGGCTTTGGGATTTGGAATTCAACAAATTTAATTTGCCAAAGCCTGATTACGTAATATTTTTAGATATTCCTCCCAAAATAAGTATAGAATTGCTGAAAAAAAGAAAGGAAAAAATAATAGACCTAACGGGAAAAGATATCCACGAAAAAAATATTGAGTACATAAACAAGACATACAAAAATGCGAAATACATTGCCCAGAAGTACAATTGGACGATAATAAACTGTTTAAAAGAAAACAAAGAATTAAAAACAATCGAAGAAATTCACGAAGAGATCTACTCTATATGGAAAAACATAAGAGATTTAGGAGAAATATAA
- a CDS encoding Asp23/Gls24 family envelope stress response protein → MLIETEFGTVDIKNEVIKELVYKAVIESYGTVEISGKQGFFDRISSLWSKSEDRGINVSENEESIVVDLFLVFEYGLPIKKVAQNIQENVHHRVKSMLNFDNIKVNVSISGLKY, encoded by the coding sequence ATGTTAATAGAAACTGAATTTGGTACTGTAGATATCAAAAACGAAGTTATAAAAGAATTGGTTTATAAAGCTGTTATCGAATCCTATGGTACGGTAGAAATCTCTGGAAAACAAGGATTTTTTGACAGGATATCAAGTTTATGGTCAAAAAGTGAAGATAGGGGAATAAACGTATCAGAAAATGAAGAAAGTATAGTAGTTGATCTTTTCCTTGTTTTTGAATATGGTCTCCCCATAAAAAAAGTTGCTCAAAATATACAAGAGAATGTTCACCATAGAGTCAAATCTATGCTAAATTTTGATAATATCAAAGTAAATGTGAGCATATCTGGCTTGAAATATTGA
- a CDS encoding glycine--tRNA ligase subunit alpha, protein MYIQDVIMNLEKFWSDLGCVIDQPYDIEMGAGTYSPATFFRSFGANEWRVAYTQPCRRPTDGRYGENPNRMQRFYQYQVVLKPSPKDVQDLYIRSLESLGISPKEHDIRFVEDNWESPTLGAWGVGWEVWLDGMEITQFTYFQQMGGIPLTYIPVELTYGIERIAMYLQNINNVYETKWNKNVKYKDIYKENERQFSYYNFEEADIDMLKTLYNMYKKEFQKLIAKQLYLPAYDYLAKSAHVFNLLDARNAIGVNERHQYILDIRNMAKSCAKLYIDSSNAEVIDVE, encoded by the coding sequence TTGTACATTCAAGATGTGATTATGAACTTAGAAAAATTCTGGTCCGATTTAGGATGTGTTATAGACCAACCTTACGATATAGAGATGGGGGCAGGGACATACAGTCCTGCCACTTTTTTTAGATCTTTTGGAGCAAATGAATGGAGAGTTGCCTATACTCAACCTTGTAGAAGGCCAACAGACGGTAGATACGGTGAAAACCCGAATAGAATGCAACGATTTTATCAATACCAGGTAGTTCTCAAACCTTCACCCAAAGACGTCCAAGATCTATATATTAGGTCTTTGGAATCTCTGGGGATATCTCCTAAGGAGCATGACATAAGGTTTGTAGAAGACAATTGGGAGTCTCCTACGTTAGGTGCATGGGGTGTTGGATGGGAAGTATGGTTAGATGGTATGGAGATCACCCAATTCACATACTTTCAACAAATGGGGGGAATCCCACTAACTTATATTCCTGTTGAGCTTACTTATGGAATAGAGAGAATAGCTATGTATTTACAGAATATCAACAACGTTTATGAAACCAAATGGAATAAAAATGTAAAATACAAAGACATATATAAAGAAAACGAAAGGCAGTTTTCTTACTATAATTTTGAAGAAGCTGATATAGATATGCTTAAGACACTTTACAATATGTATAAAAAAGAATTTCAAAAGCTAATTGCAAAACAATTGTATTTACCTGCATACGACTATTTAGCAAAATCAGCACATGTATTCAACTTATTGGACGCAAGAAATGCCATTGGAGTTAACGAAAGACATCAATACATTTTGGATATAAGAAATATGGCGAAAAGCTGTGCAAAACTATATATCGACAGTTCAAATGCGGAGGTAATTGATGTTGAATAG
- a CDS encoding chromate transporter, which yields MNYLILYFEFFKIGLFSVGGGLATIPFLQDLARKYDWLTLTDLADYIAISESTPGPIGINTATFVGYNSGGVFGGIIAVLGIVTPSIIIITIIAHYFQRFNEKPFIQNGFYALRPAVVGLIGAAGYEVAKVSLFHLEKLTETQTSVSIFNFKAIILFLIIIYLMKRFKKHPVVYLALGAAVGIIFKF from the coding sequence ATGAATTACCTTATATTATATTTTGAATTTTTTAAAATCGGTCTTTTTTCTGTAGGTGGAGGTTTAGCAACGATACCTTTTCTTCAGGATCTTGCTCGTAAGTATGATTGGTTAACCCTTACTGATTTAGCAGATTATATAGCTATATCCGAATCTACACCGGGACCTATTGGAATAAACACAGCTACATTTGTTGGTTACAACTCGGGAGGTGTTTTTGGTGGTATAATAGCTGTGCTGGGGATAGTGACACCTTCAATAATAATTATTACTATAATTGCCCATTACTTTCAAAGGTTCAATGAAAAACCATTTATACAAAATGGATTTTATGCTTTAAGACCTGCGGTAGTAGGACTAATAGGTGCAGCAGGATATGAAGTAGCAAAGGTTTCTTTATTTCATCTTGAGAAGCTTACAGAAACTCAAACTTCGGTTTCTATTTTCAATTTTAAGGCTATAATATTGTTTCTAATCATTATTTATCTAATGAAACGGTTTAAAAAGCATCCTGTAGTTTATTTGGCTTTAGGAGCGGCTGTGGGAATAATTTTTAAGTTTTAA
- the glyS gene encoding glycine--tRNA ligase subunit beta encodes MLNRAIFEIGVEDLPPSEFDNILAQLEEGLKKSLEKNDLNFLSMNIFISPRRFGAYILGLPDKQPDKKEKRKGPPKKICFDENNQPTKALEGFAKSLGVQVKDVKFENIDGVEYAYIESIRKGEPTKIILQYIIPELITNMNFAKSMRWGKGNYSFVRPVHWVLGLYNREILEFEIFDEKSSNKSYGHRFFGEEMLTTNPQTFFSELKKNYVIPLYEERIEVIEREIQELEDEHNFKISLEEHEDLIREIAKMTEFPKGVVGSFDEKYLFLPPEIIVVTVRHHQRSFVAMKDGKVINKYIAFQDGFGRKNNVTNGYTRVINARLDDAAFYYEDDLKTDISKRLEDLKSITYQVELGNYREKCERISTLSSKIAEKLGFENLDVVKRAGLLCKIDIPSKVVYEFPELQGIMARIYLKHKGETEDVFLTAQEHYKPLSENDEISQNLVANIVSIADKIDDIAGYFGIGKIPSGSKDPFGLRRKAFGILRILISMEWDLNLKKLIDLSEKIFAESGKSNISIKPVEDELKSFLSNRLETILERENISAEAINSVLINIYKPLRAYLAAKSLDKFIKKEEFQDFITAFQRVNNISKNHYSQEYHGRLFIEEEEKTLFQKYLEVKSQFENCLKKLDYDGAIESLISLKENIDRYFDRIFVMSEDESIRSNRLGFLKSLSALFYEIGDVEKLYKG; translated from the coding sequence ATGTTGAATAGAGCAATTTTTGAAATAGGTGTTGAAGATTTACCCCCATCAGAATTTGATAATATACTAGCTCAATTGGAAGAAGGATTAAAAAAATCACTGGAAAAAAATGATTTGAACTTTTTGTCCATGAATATCTTTATTTCCCCTCGTAGGTTTGGAGCTTACATCTTGGGGCTTCCAGATAAACAGCCCGATAAAAAAGAAAAAAGAAAAGGCCCTCCAAAAAAGATTTGTTTCGATGAAAACAACCAACCCACAAAAGCACTGGAAGGTTTTGCAAAAAGTCTAGGTGTGCAAGTAAAAGATGTAAAGTTTGAAAATATTGACGGCGTAGAGTACGCATATATAGAATCTATTAGAAAGGGAGAACCTACCAAAATTATTTTACAATATATCATTCCAGAATTGATAACCAACATGAATTTTGCCAAAAGTATGAGGTGGGGAAAAGGTAATTACAGTTTTGTAAGACCGGTACATTGGGTCTTAGGTTTGTACAATAGAGAGATTTTAGAATTTGAAATATTCGATGAAAAATCATCTAACAAAAGTTATGGCCATCGTTTTTTTGGCGAAGAGATGTTGACCACAAATCCTCAAACTTTCTTTAGTGAATTAAAAAAGAACTATGTAATCCCTTTATATGAAGAAAGAATAGAAGTAATAGAGAGAGAAATTCAAGAGCTAGAAGATGAACATAATTTCAAGATTTCTTTGGAAGAGCACGAGGATTTAATTCGAGAAATTGCCAAAATGACAGAATTTCCTAAAGGGGTAGTTGGAAGTTTTGATGAAAAATATCTTTTTCTACCACCAGAAATCATCGTTGTCACTGTAAGACACCATCAAAGAAGTTTTGTGGCGATGAAAGATGGAAAGGTAATCAATAAATACATAGCTTTCCAAGATGGTTTCGGCAGAAAAAACAATGTGACAAATGGCTATACCAGAGTAATAAACGCAAGATTGGACGATGCGGCTTTTTACTATGAAGATGACTTAAAAACGGATATATCCAAGAGACTTGAAGATTTAAAAAGTATTACTTATCAAGTTGAATTAGGAAATTACAGAGAAAAATGTGAGCGAATATCAACACTCAGTTCAAAAATCGCTGAAAAACTTGGATTTGAAAATTTAGATGTTGTTAAAAGGGCCGGATTGTTATGTAAAATTGATATTCCTTCCAAAGTTGTATATGAATTTCCTGAATTGCAGGGAATTATGGCAAGAATCTATTTGAAACACAAAGGAGAAACGGAAGATGTTTTCTTAACAGCCCAAGAACACTACAAGCCTCTTTCGGAAAATGATGAAATATCTCAAAATTTAGTCGCTAATATCGTCTCCATAGCAGACAAAATAGATGATATCGCCGGATATTTCGGCATAGGAAAGATCCCTTCAGGATCAAAAGATCCTTTTGGATTGAGAAGAAAAGCTTTTGGAATCTTAAGAATTTTGATATCGATGGAATGGGACTTGAACCTCAAAAAACTTATCGATTTATCAGAAAAAATTTTCGCCGAAAGTGGAAAATCCAACATATCTATAAAACCTGTAGAAGATGAGTTAAAAAGTTTCTTATCTAACCGGTTAGAAACTATTTTAGAAAGAGAAAACATATCTGCAGAGGCCATAAATTCAGTTTTAATAAATATATATAAACCTTTAAGAGCTTATTTGGCTGCCAAATCATTGGATAAGTTTATAAAAAAAGAAGAATTTCAAGATTTTATTACAGCGTTTCAAAGGGTAAACAACATTTCAAAAAACCACTATTCTCAAGAATATCATGGCAGACTATTCATAGAAGAAGAGGAAAAAACGTTATTTCAAAAGTATTTAGAAGTGAAATCTCAATTTGAAAACTGTTTGAAAAAATTAGATTATGACGGGGCAATTGAAAGCTTAATCTCTTTAAAAGAAAATATTGACAGGTATTTTGATAGAATTTTTGTTATGTCTGAAGATGAATCTATAAGAAGTAATAGACTAGGTTTTTTAAAATCTCTATCTGCGCTGTTTTATGAAATTGGAGACGTGGAAAAACTATACAAAGGCTAA
- the htpG gene encoding molecular chaperone HtpG, translating to MPEVKEFQAETKQLLNLIINSIYTHKDIFLRELISNASDALDKIRFLSLKDPSVLQNDTDLQIRIDIDKDNNSLIVEDNGIGMSYEEVIENLGTIAKSGTKNFLQQLKLAQSENTIINLIGQFGVGFYSAFMVAKKVIVETKKWDQDKGVKWESDGIGTYSIEECEKVNRGTKITLILKDDLDEDENYLDQYKIQELVKKHSNYIKYPIKMKWEEELEAGKRKVTDKTLNSMVPLWNKNKEEISQNEYNEFYKEHFYDWNDPFDVIHFKAEGTTVEFTALLYIPSKLPFTFFSKDYKRGLNLYSKNVFIMENCEEVLPDYLGFVKGLVDSPDFSLNISREILQKNKQLKVIRKNIERKILDTLKSKLENEREKYVEFWSEFGKVIKAGLYQNIQEKEKVQDLLLFVSSTSDKTMVTLKEYISKMKEDQGNYIYYAVGESKDIIENLPQMESFKEKGYEVLYLIDEIDEFLIKLMHDFEGKEFKSISSSNVKIDENFKEKEEENKDLLQKIKEYLKNKVKDVRLTDKLKESPACIVSANEAISLSMEKTLKNLEQLPFEAEKILELNPDHQVFKILAEIYQRDPSSEEIKDFAELLYNQSLLLEGLEIEDKTTFAKLITKLMIKSKN from the coding sequence ATGCCAGAAGTAAAAGAATTTCAAGCAGAAACAAAACAATTACTCAATTTAATAATAAACTCCATTTACACCCACAAAGACATATTCTTAAGAGAGTTGATTTCTAACGCATCAGACGCGCTTGATAAAATTAGATTCTTATCTTTAAAAGACCCTAGCGTTCTACAAAATGATACCGACCTGCAAATAAGAATCGATATAGACAAAGATAACAACTCTTTGATAGTTGAAGATAACGGTATCGGAATGTCTTATGAAGAAGTAATCGAAAACTTGGGAACTATTGCGAAATCAGGCACAAAAAACTTTCTTCAACAACTAAAACTTGCTCAGTCTGAAAACACTATAATAAACCTAATAGGTCAATTTGGCGTTGGGTTTTATTCTGCATTCATGGTTGCTAAAAAAGTTATTGTAGAAACAAAAAAATGGGATCAAGATAAAGGTGTAAAATGGGAGTCCGATGGAATAGGAACTTATTCAATTGAAGAATGTGAAAAAGTCAATAGAGGAACTAAGATTACCCTAATATTGAAAGATGATCTAGATGAGGATGAAAATTATTTGGATCAATACAAAATTCAAGAATTAGTCAAAAAACACTCTAACTATATAAAATACCCCATAAAAATGAAATGGGAAGAAGAATTAGAAGCTGGTAAAAGGAAAGTAACCGATAAAACACTCAATTCAATGGTCCCATTATGGAACAAAAACAAAGAAGAAATATCTCAAAATGAATACAACGAGTTCTACAAAGAACATTTTTACGATTGGAACGATCCTTTCGATGTTATTCATTTCAAAGCTGAAGGAACAACGGTTGAATTTACAGCTTTGCTTTATATTCCTTCTAAGTTGCCCTTTACCTTTTTCAGTAAAGATTACAAAAGGGGTCTAAACCTCTATTCAAAGAACGTTTTTATAATGGAAAACTGTGAAGAAGTTCTCCCCGATTATTTGGGTTTCGTTAAAGGATTGGTGGACTCTCCCGACTTCTCTTTGAATATCTCAAGAGAAATACTCCAGAAAAACAAACAACTTAAAGTAATAAGAAAAAATATTGAAAGAAAGATATTAGATACTTTAAAATCAAAACTTGAAAACGAAAGAGAAAAGTACGTGGAATTTTGGAGTGAATTTGGAAAGGTTATAAAAGCAGGATTATACCAAAATATACAGGAAAAAGAAAAAGTTCAGGATCTACTTTTATTTGTAAGTTCTACGTCTGATAAAACTATGGTAACCCTTAAAGAATACATTTCTAAAATGAAAGAAGATCAAGGTAATTATATATATTACGCAGTAGGAGAAAGCAAAGATATTATTGAAAACCTACCTCAAATGGAATCTTTCAAAGAAAAAGGTTATGAGGTTTTGTATTTAATAGATGAAATAGACGAATTTCTTATAAAATTGATGCATGACTTCGAAGGGAAAGAATTCAAATCGATCAGCAGTTCAAATGTAAAAATAGATGAGAATTTTAAAGAAAAAGAAGAAGAAAATAAAGACTTACTCCAAAAAATAAAAGAGTATCTTAAAAACAAAGTAAAAGATGTTAGATTAACTGATAAATTGAAGGAATCCCCTGCATGTATAGTAAGTGCCAATGAAGCGATCTCCTTAAGCATGGAAAAAACTTTAAAAAATTTAGAGCAACTTCCGTTTGAAGCTGAAAAGATCTTAGAGTTAAATCCTGATCATCAAGTATTTAAAATATTAGCAGAGATATACCAAAGAGATCCCAGCTCAGAAGAAATTAAAGATTTCGCGGAACTACTTTACAACCAATCTCTGTTACTTGAAGGATTAGAAATCGAAGATAAAACTACATTTGCAAAACTGATCACAAAACTAATGATAAAATCAAAAAATTAA